GACGAGCGACGAGTCGAGCACGACGGCCTGCCGCAGCGCGGCGAGCGCCGCCTCGTCCCGATCGGCGCGCATGAGGCCCGTGCCGTAGTCGTACCACGCCGCGGCACTCGGGTAGCGCCGCGCGATCGCGCCGGAGAGCGCGATGGCGGTGTCCGTCTCGCCGCGGTACGCCGCGCGCTGGGCACGCAGCCGCAGCCGCTCGTAGTCGGTGAGCCGCTCGGAGTGCGCGAGCGCCGCCGCGTAGTACCGCTCGCCCGGCGCGCGCTCGTGGTTGTAGAAGTAGTAGCTGCCTAACGCGCCGAGGGCCATCGAGAATGCGGAGTCGAGATCCACGGCGCGCAGCCAGAGATCGCGCGCGCGGGCATAGTCGCCGGCGCGCCACGCGCGCGATCCCGCGTCGTACGACCGCAGCGCCTCGAGCGACGCCGTGGTGACGCGCGGCAGCGGACCGGCCTCCGCGCGGCCGATGTCGATGGCGCCGCCGCGACCACCGAGCACGCGGCGCACGCCGTCGAGCGCGTCGCCCAACGCGCCGACGAGCGCGGCACGCTGCACGGTCGGCGACTCGCTCGCGGCGACCTCGCGGTGGAGGCGGACGTCGGTGAGCCGCGCCGTGACGCGCCACCCCTGGTCGCCGCGCGCGAGCCACAGGCCGAGCACCCACCGCACGTGATCGCGCTCCGCGACCTCGCGCGCGACGTCGTAGCTCAGCGTCCCCTCGTCGCCGTCGCGGCCCATGAGCCGGTAGACGAACGGCAGCCGCGCGCGCGGATACGGCCGCACGCCGCTCCACTGTCGCAGCGCGGTGGAGGCCGCGGTGAGCAGCGCGCGGCCAAGCGCCGCGTCCGCCGTGTCGGCCGCCGCGGCGACGGAGGCCTCCGTGACCTCGGCGACGTCGGCGAGCAGGAGCTGGTCCATGTCGGCGACGCCCGGATCGCGCGACGCGCACGCCGTGAAGGCGCCCGACGCGCCCAACGCGCCTAACGCGCCCAACACCGCGATCCCGCGCGTCCACCGGCTCATGGGCGGCTCCGCGCGGCGAGCGCTCCCGAGCGCGCCGTCTCGTAGCGCGCCTGCAGCGCGGGGTCGGCGCCGCGCCACGCGCGCTCCACCACCGCCCAGTGCGCGGCCGCGCTGTCGCGCGCGCCCGCCGCCGCGAACGCCTGCGCGAGCAGCTCGTGCAGCTCGGTGCGCGTCACGTACAGCCCCGATCCCTCGATGCCGCCGTGCAGCGCCGCGCGCACGACGGGCACCGCCTCCGCCGCGCGTCCGAGCGCGAGCAGGCTGCGACCGAGCTCGTAGTTGATGCGCGTGTAGCCGTACGTCGGCGAGTACACCGCGGCGCGCAGCTCGCGCACGGCGGCCTCGTACTGCGCCGCGCGCGCGAAGATCATCCCGCGCACCGCGTGGTGCAGCAGGGGGTCGCGCGCGTAGAGGCTGTGCTGCCCCGCGCTGGCGATCGTGTCGAGCAGCGCGCGCGCGCCGGCCGTGTCGCCGCCCGCGACGGCGGCCGTCGCGGCGAGCGTCAGGTACCACGTGACGTAGCGCGCGCGCGCACCCCCGGCGGTGCGTCGGTGTGGTCGCTGGCGTCGGCGAGCGCGCGC
This DNA window, taken from Gemmatirosa kalamazoonensis, encodes the following:
- a CDS encoding tetratricopeptide repeat protein, producing the protein MSRWTRGIAVLGALGALGASGAFTACASRDPGVADMDQLLLADVAEVTEASVAAAADTADAALGRALLTAASTALRQWSGVRPYPRARLPFVYRLMGRDGDEGTLSYDVAREVAERDHVRWVLGLWLARGDQGWRVTARLTDVRLHREVAASESPTVQRAALVGALGDALDGVRRVLGGRGGAIDIGRAEAGPLPRVTTASLEALRSYDAGSRAWRAGDYARARDLWLRAVDLDSAFSMALGALGSYYFYNHERAPGERYYAAALAHSERLTDYERLRLRAQRAAYRGETDTAIALSGAIARRYPSAAAWYDYGTGLMRADRDEAALAALRQAVVLDSSLVNAWINIATTYKGMGRFDDAVRAYARADAVDSTVLYRGNVNTEYGGALVHLGRMAQAESAFRRMTESARVADRALALRSLGYLAVWDGRLDEAADAFRRAAEAAAQIPSPLGEGRSRLLLAGAYRLAGRLPEADSQITRVLALARDPTFEPVMLALIAYDCGRQGRSAAVDTVLALLRPRVNPANRADVAAAALAEATSQLERRRPDDALAALQRTGGFPFFVPPRMLAAAALEASGRPDSARAVLRDVIERRPFGSEGQDDALRAPLLLGDLLLQVGDTTGAARQYRAVLTQWRSAPRDFPDLAAARAKLAELTGR